In one Mustela lutreola isolate mMusLut2 chromosome 8, mMusLut2.pri, whole genome shotgun sequence genomic region, the following are encoded:
- the ANKRD54 gene encoding ankyrin repeat domain-containing protein 54 isoform X2 has product MMWKQQLLEDGADPCAADDKGRTALHFASCNGNDQIVQLLLDHGADPNQRDGLGNTPLHLAACTNHVPVITTLLRGGARVDALDRAGRTPLHLAKSKLNILQEGHSQCLEAVRLEVKQIIQMLREYLERLGRHEQRERLDDLCTRLQMTSTKEQVDEVTDLLASFTSLSLQMQNMEKR; this is encoded by the exons ATGATGTGGAAACAG CAGCTTCTGGAAGATGGCGCTGATCCCTGTGCAGCTGACGACAAGGGCCGCACAGCTCTGCACTTCGCCTCCTGCAATGGCAACGACCAGATCG TGCAGCTGCTCCTGGACCATGGGGCTGATCCCAACCAACGAGATGGGCTGGGGAACACGCCACTACACCTGG CGGCCTGCACCAACCACGTCCCTGTCATCACTACCCTGCTACGAGGAG GAGCTCGCGTGGACGCCTTGGACCGAGCTGGTCGCACGCCCCTGCACCTGGCCAAGTCAAAGCTGAACATCCTTCAGGAAGGCCACTCCCAGTGCCTGGAGGCCGTGCGGCTGGAGGTGAAGCAG ATCATCCAGATGCTGAGGGAGTACCTGGAGCGCCTGGGGCGGCACGAGCAGCGCGAACGGCTGGATGACCTCTGCACCCGCCTCCAGATGACGAGCACCAAAGAGCAG GTGGATGAAGTGACCGACCTCCTGGCCAGCTTCACATCCCTCAGCTTGCAGATGCAGAACATGGAGAAGAGGTAG
- the GALR3 gene encoding galanin receptor type 3 has translation MADAQNISLDNPGSVGAVVVPVVFALIFLLGTVGNGLVLAVLLQPSPSAWQEPGSTTDLFILNLAVADLCFILCCVPFQAAIYTLDAWLFGALVCKAVHLLIYLTMYASSFTLAAVSVDRYLAVRHPLRSRALRTPRHARAAVGLVWLLAALFSAPYLSYYGTVRYGALELCVPAWEDARRRALDVATFAAGYLLPVAVVSLAYARTLRFLWVAVGPAGAAMAEARRRATGRAGRAMLAVAALYALCWGPHHALILCFWFGRFAFSPATYACRLASHCLAYANSCLNPLVYALASRHFRARLRRLWPCGRRHRHRRARAPPGARRRVRPAACPGDARPRGKLPAGGDRAGDPGEGPARALEAGRQAPSAPGPE, from the exons ATGGCTGATGCGCAGAACATTTCGCTAGACAACCCAGGGAGCGTGGGGGCCGTGGTGGTACCCGTGGTGTTCGCCCTCATCTTCCTGCTGGGCACCGTGGGCAATGGGCTGGTGCTGGCCGTGCTGTTGCAGCCCAGCCCCAGTGCCTGGCAGGAGCCGGGCAGCACTACGGACCTGTTCATCCTCAACCTAGCGGTGGCCGACCTCTGCTTCATCCTGTGCTGCGTGCCCTTCCAGGCCGCCATCTACACGCTGGACGCCTGGCTCTTCGGGGCCCTCGTCTGCAAGGCTGTGCACCTGCTCATCTACCTTACCATGTATGCCAGCAGCTTCACGCTGGCCGCCGTCTCCGTGGACAG GTACCTGGCCGTGCGGCACCCACTGCGCTCGCGGGCCCTGCGCACGCCGCGCCACGCCCGCGCCGCCGTGGGCCTCGTGTGGCTGCTGGCAGCGCTCTTCTCGGCGCCCTACCTCAGCTACTACGGCACCGTGCGCTACGGCGCGCTCGAGCTCTGCGTGCCCGCCTGGGAGGACGCGCGCCGGCGCGCCCTCGACGTGGCCACCTTCGCCGCCGGCTACCTGCTGCCCGTGGCCGTGGTGAGCCTGGCCTACGCGCGCACGCTGCGCTTCCTGTGGGTGGCCGTGGGCCCCGCGGGCGCCGCGATGGCCGAGGCCCGGCGCAGAGCCACGGGCCGCGCGGGGCGCGCCATGCTGGCGGTGGCCGCGCTCTACGCCCTCTGCTGGGGCCCGCACCACGCGCTCATCCTCTGCTTCTGGTTCGGCCGCTTCGCCTTCAGCCCGGCCACCTACGCCTGCCGCCTGGCCTCGCACTGCCTCGCCTACGCCAACTCCTGCCTCAACCCGCTGGTCTACGCGCTCGCCTCGCGCCACTTCCGCGCGCGCCTCCGCCGCCTGTGGCCCTGTggccgccgccaccgccaccgccgcgCCCGGGCTCCCCCGGGTGCCCGTCGCCGCGTCCGCCCCGCCGCTTGCCCCGGGGACGCCCGGCCTCGCGGGAAGCTGCCGGCGGGCGGCGACCGGGCGGGCGATCCGGGGGAAGGGCCCGCCCGCGCCTTAGAGGCTGGACGGCAAGCCCCATCTGCCCCAGGACCGGAATGA
- the ANKRD54 gene encoding ankyrin repeat domain-containing protein 54 isoform X1 has protein sequence MAAAAGGADEEPRSGRSSSEGECAVAPEPLTGPEGLFSFADFGSALGGGASLPGRASGGAQSPLRYLHVLWQQDAEPRDELRCKIPAGRLRRAARPHRRLGPTGKEVHALKRLRDSANANDVETVQQLLEDGADPCAADDKGRTALHFASCNGNDQIVQLLLDHGADPNQRDGLGNTPLHLAACTNHVPVITTLLRGGARVDALDRAGRTPLHLAKSKLNILQEGHSQCLEAVRLEVKQIIQMLREYLERLGRHEQRERLDDLCTRLQMTSTKEQVDEVTDLLASFTSLSLQMQNMEKR, from the exons ATGGCAGCCGCCGCCGGGGGCGCGGACGAGGAGCCGCGCTCTGGTCGCTCGAGTTCGGAGGGCGAGTGCGCCGTGGCGCCGGAGCCGCTGACAGGCCCCGAGGGCCTCTTTTCCTTCGCGGACTTCGGGTCCGCGCTGGGCGGCGGCGCGAGCCTCCCGGGCCGGGCGTCCGGCGGGGCCCAGTCCCCGCTGCGCTACCTCCATGTCCTGTGGCAGCAGGACGCGGAGCCCCGCGATGAGCTGCGTTGTAAGATCCCCGCCGGCCGGCTGAGGCGCGCCGCCAGGCCCCACCGCCGGCTCGGGCCCACGGGCAAGGAGGTGCACG CTCTGAAGAGGCTGAGGGACTCGGCCAACGCCAATGATGTGGAAACAG TGCAGCAGCTTCTGGAAGATGGCGCTGATCCCTGTGCAGCTGACGACAAGGGCCGCACAGCTCTGCACTTCGCCTCCTGCAATGGCAACGACCAGATCG TGCAGCTGCTCCTGGACCATGGGGCTGATCCCAACCAACGAGATGGGCTGGGGAACACGCCACTACACCTGG CGGCCTGCACCAACCACGTCCCTGTCATCACTACCCTGCTACGAGGAG GAGCTCGCGTGGACGCCTTGGACCGAGCTGGTCGCACGCCCCTGCACCTGGCCAAGTCAAAGCTGAACATCCTTCAGGAAGGCCACTCCCAGTGCCTGGAGGCCGTGCGGCTGGAGGTGAAGCAG ATCATCCAGATGCTGAGGGAGTACCTGGAGCGCCTGGGGCGGCACGAGCAGCGCGAACGGCTGGATGACCTCTGCACCCGCCTCCAGATGACGAGCACCAAAGAGCAG GTGGATGAAGTGACCGACCTCCTGGCCAGCTTCACATCCCTCAGCTTGCAGATGCAGAACATGGAGAAGAGGTAG